The Verrucomicrobium spinosum DSM 4136 = JCM 18804 DNA segment GTGGATCCTCCCGCAAACGCAAAGCGCATCCCCCAACGCTGTCTGGCTGGGGCTTAGCACGGAGGGCACATCCGCGTCGTACCTTGGGGCGTGGGACCCCGCCCATACAAGCGTGGCCTCGGGCCAATGGATCGAGCTCCGGCTGCTAGGGGTCGAGTACCATGGCAATGAAACGAACAATCAGTTCTCCATGTGGCTGACAGACGGTTTTGGCAATCCCAACGTGTGGATGGACACTGCGGACGGTATTGCCACCACCGGGCTCGATGATGTGTACTACATGCCCATAGGTGGCCATGTGCACATGAACTGGGGGTTCACCAGCATGGGCATCTATGACGTTACTTTTGAGGCCCGGACCTATCTGGCGAACGGTTCGGAATCCATCAGTGAGGACTTTACCGTCCGCTTTGGGGTGAACGCGACAGACGTGGTGCCCGAGCCTGGCCGGGGTCTGTTGCTCATGCTGGGGCTCAGCATGCTGTTGGGGCGTCGCGGCCGGAGAAGAATCAGGGGCTGAGCTGGCGGGCCAGCCTTTTCTGGAAACCGGCCTGGGTGAACCAGCATGAGGGCCTCACCCAGCTGGTGCACCCGCGCAGGCAGCAGGGCGGTTGACTGCGACTTAAATCGTCATCCCTGCTGGGTTCGCACCGTTTCGGCGGTTGCGACGGAAAAGAGCCAGGGCCAGTCCACCTGCGGTAAGCAGTATCCGCGAGGGTTCTGGCGTCACCAGGAAGCTGAATGTGGCAGGGGTGGAGAGCGGGGTGTCCCCTTGATAAACACTCGAAAACGTGAACTCCAGTTCGTAAAGACCCGGCTGGGTGAACCCGAATGCGTAGTGGGTGTGGTCTCCCACCTCCACACTTAGCCTGTTGTTGTCCAGCGTAGAGCCGGGGTCGTAGGTTGAGAAGATGACATCACCGCTTGCACGATTGCCCCAAGTGGCGCCCAGTCCAGTCGTCTCGTACACCCCGAACTGGGCCCCCTGAGGCATCGTCCAGTTTGTGAGCACCATGTGAATGACGGAGGCCGTGACCGGATCCCCTGTCCATGGGCTGGTGAATTCATGGATCCAGTCCTCATCAAGCAGTCCTTCCCCCGAGAACCCCAGATAAGGCCCGGTGCTCGCCCCTCCCATGACCCAGATGGACTGGCCAGCTGAGATTCCGAGCATTCCGGCAAAGCGATTGATTGACGCCTGGTTGTTGGTGACCGTGGTTCGCGCGGCATCTGTCTGGATCAAAATATCCTCCGGCCCATAGGTGGCTCCGCCGTCCATATGGATGATCGGATTGAGCTCTTGCGTTTGCGACTCATATGTCACGCGGAAATCGCCATGGCCCGTGGTGTAAACATAGGCTGAGGACGCGAGAGTAGGTATGATGAACATCGCGAGTATTGGCAGGAAGCACGATGGCTTCAGCCGCAAACGAGCGCCATCCCTCTCAGCAGGTCCGCCTGATATCGCAGGGTGGGGATTGGGGAGAAGCAGCGAGATCATCAGGATAATGAAAAGCAAGGTGTGGATGCAATGAAGTTGCGTTAAAAACATTGGCTTCGGGATCCAGCGTTCGTCAAATCATTTAATGCAAACGGATTGCAAAAGAAGGGCGGCGCTGCCACCGTTTCCGGCTGGGGGCTAAGTTCAGCGGTGGACGTATTGATGAATTGTCCACGGGGTTTTAGCGTGATTGCGATCACGGAATGTAATTTATATTGCAAATAGGTTGCGGGAAAGGTTTATGAGATAATGTATGTCATTTGCATTATGAGGCATAGTCACGATCCTCCGCAGCCTGTGTTTCGAATGGGGCTGACCATCTTGCTGGCGCTTTTGCTGGGCCTGGTCACCTCGTCCGCTCTTGCTCAAAACACAGGGACGGTCGGGTTCGAATCGGCCAGCTATCAGGTCAATGAGCAGTCCGCCTATCTGACGGTGCTTGTCCGGCGAACGGGAGGCAGTAGTGGCACTGTATCGGTCAACTTTGCCACGTCTGACGGCACCGCGATAGCGGCTACGGCGGGAGTCGCGAATGACTACACTCCCACGAGTGGGACGCTTGTGTTCGAAGATGGCGAGACGGAGAAGGTCATCACTGTGCAGATCGTCGTGCCAACTTCGGAAACGGTTGCGGAGCCGAGCGAGACGTTCAGTTTAACCCTCACTGGACCAAGTGCAGGGGGAATAACGACGACGACGTTTACCCTCAATGACACGCCGCTCTACTTTGCTCCTGCCGACCAGACGACGACCATCGGCACCCCCACAGCCTCCATTGCGTTTACCATTGGCGATGCAGAGACCGCGGCGGGCGACCTGCTCGTCAGCGCGTTTTCGAACAATCCCACGCTGCTGCCGGATAGTGGGATCGCTCTGGGCGGCAGCGGTGCCAACCGTACCGTGACGCTTACGCCTTCGGCAGGGCAATCGGGTGCCGCCCAAGTCATCCTCATCGTCACAGACGCGGGTGGGGCAACGATGGCTCGTTCCTTTTATCTTCGCGTCGGAGCGGCAACGGCGGCGACGGCAATGGTGGAGGTGGAGGCGATTCCCGATGTGTCCCTCACTGCTGATGATTCATTTACGCTCAACTATGCCATGACAAATTCCGCGTGGGTTACCTCCGTCAGCCGCAGCAATACCACACTATTCAACGCCCCTGGTACCGGTACGGGCAGTGATTTGCGCACCCAGCCCACCAGCGGGGGCACGGCCCGAACCCTGCGCATTCGTCCTGGGGACCGGAGCACCGAAGCTGGGCTCTACGGTACATCGACAGTCACACTCGGTTTTACCGGCGTGGGGGCTCCTGCGGCGCGTACATTCAACGTCCGCGTCAATCCTCGAGCTGTTGTGGACAATCAGTTGCTGGGAATCTCCGGCACCACCAGCACCTTCGACGTTCTGGCAAACGATGTGGTGCCGCTGGAGGGGCACGCTTTTGCGATCACGGCGGTCACTGCTCCTGCCAACGGCACACTCGCCATCACGCCCGATGGAAGGTACCTCCGTTACACACCCACCAACCCAGCCGCGACGTACGACTCGTTTACCTACACGGTCACCGTGACCTCGGCCGATGCGTTCAATGGCTACACCTTCCGCGGATCCGGCTCCGTAAAGATCGGCGGCTATGTAGTCGTTGACTCGGCGGTGGCGGGGCAGCATACCGACCTCGACATCGACTATGTCAACGGCGTGTGGACCCAGAATATCCGCACGGACGCCTTCATCATGGGGGCAGTCCAGAGTGGCACCTTCAGTCAAACAGTGTTGGACTCCGATGAAGGGGTGCTTTTCCTTGACGCATCCACCAAGCAAGCGCGTCCCTCAGACCCATTGTGGGACGTGCTGGGAGTTCCGGCTGGAGCGGATGTATGGCGCGGGCCGGAAAGTACCAGCGGTCACAAGATTTACCTGGGAATTGCCAACGAGGCCACCAAAGAATCGACAGTGGATGCCTACAGCCCGGTTGGCGACCCGCGGGCGGCTAGCGAAAGCCATTGGGTCAGGACGGACCTCGTCGGCTTCTCGGGGCCGGGCGACTTTGCTGCGTTTTATGGGGGCGAGGTCTCATTTGATACGCTCGATGGGCTGAATGGTGCGAACGAATCGGCGATCGGCGGGAATCCTTCCGACACCTTCTGGGGCTTTGCGGGTTCACACGCCCACCTGGCATGGTGCTTCACGGCTCCCGGTCGGTACACGCTCACCTTCCGCTCCACCGTCCGAGTGAATGGTGTATTCGTGACCAGCCCAGACACCACATTTACTTTCGACGTTGATAGTGTGGCGGGCGACTTCCGGCTGACGGAGAACGCTCCCTTGGTATTGGCAGATAACGCAACCATGGACGAAGACGGCGCGCCCCTGCCCATTGATGTCCTCAGCAACGACGCGTCGTCGGCCGACAATTACGAGGTGCTGAGCGTCACTGGAGTCACACAGGGAACGCATGGCAGCGTGACTATTCCAGCAGGAGCAGGTGCGGTGGTCTATGTGCCCAATGCCAACTTTCACGGCAGCGACAGCTTCACATACAACGTGACGGACGAACACGGAGGCGGGGCTGCCGGCGCCGTGACTATCACGGTGAACCCGGTGAATGATGTCCCGTCTTTCGTGAAGGGAGCCAACATTGAACACACAATCGATGACCACGGCTCCAAGACCTTTCCCTCGTGGGTGACTGAGATCAGTGACGGTGACCTGAATGTGGAGCAAACGCTGACCTTCCAGGCGAATGTGATCAGCGGGGCTTCCATCTTCGCGGTGATGCCGACCGTAAGTGCCAGCGGCACCCTGGCTTATGAGCTGAATGGAACTCCGGGGGTCGCCACCGTGGAACTGCGCCTCACTGACGACGCAACGGCAGGGAGTGCGGCGCTCACGACGGAGCCGCAAACCTTTACTGTGACATCTTTGTCCGCGCCCAACTACACCGTGACAGCTATCGGCACGTTAGGCGGTGCCACTTCTTCTGCGCTTGACGTCAACAACAAGCGCCAGGTGTCGGGCAACTCCCTCGTGACCGCGGATCCGGGGTCAACGGGCTCACTGTTGCGTGCCTATCTTTGGTCAAACGGTACGATGACAAACCTTGGTGCCATGGTGCCCATTCCTCCGAGCACCAGCGCGAACCGGTTTGGACGAGGCTATGCGGTGAATGACGCGGGCATCGTAGTTGGAGAGTTCAACAACGACTCGTCACGCGCATTCGTGTATAGCGGTGGGGTCATGTCTGGTTTGACCCGGCTCGCAGGTGGGAATGACAATGGAGTGGCCGTGGACATCAACAACTCGAACGTCATCGTCGGAGCGAGCAGCAACGGTGCGGCTAGCAGACCGACAAAGTGGACACGCGATGGCGGTGTCTATATTCCGTCTGACCTTGGCACGCTAGCGGGTACATCTTCATCAGGAGGGAGGGCCGCGGCGATCAACGAACGAGGTGACTGCGCAGGGCAGTCGCTTAACAGTGTCGGCACCACCCAGGCCACATTGTGGAGCGAGGGGGGCATCGTCAACCTCACCTCTCTGGGGGATGGGACTCGCTTTAGCCAGGCCATGGGGCTCAATGAGCGTCTTCATGTTGTTGGATCGTCCTCTACAGGACAGACTGTCGGCGATCTCATCGGTACCACCAGCACGACCGGCATCACGAGAGCGTTCATCTGGTACCGAGGTGTCATCACGGAGCTGCCGCCCGTCAATCTGTACACTTCGACCAACAACGGCCCCACGACGAATTACCACAGCGTCGCCAACGACATCAATGATGCGGGAGTGGTCGTCGGGAACTCACAGAGAATCTCGGGCAGCCCAGCAGTCGCCACCGTATGGGAAGATGGCGTGCCGACTGACTTGAACTCGTTGTTGCCTCCTGGTACCGGGTGGGTGCTGACCAATGCCGACGGGATCAACGACCGTGGCGACATTGCTGGGACGGGCACCTTTGGCGGAGTGTCACGCGCTTTCCTGCTGCTGAGAACTCCTGTGAATGACAGGCCGGCGTTTGTGAAAGGTGCAGATCTGGAGCACTTTGGCAACAACAACGGCCCCCAGATCTTCACTGCCTGGGCCACTGAGATCAGCGATGGCGACGTGGAAGTGGAGCAGGAGTTGACCTTCGAGGTCAATGTTGTGAGCGGAAGCGGCATCTTTGCCACCGCCCCAGCGGTCAGTCCGAATGGCACCCTGACCTACACTCTGAATGGCACCCCTGGCGTTGCCACCGTGGAAGTGCGCGTCACCGACGATGCGACGGCAGGCAGCGCGGCTCTCACAACAGAGCCGCAAAGCTTCAGGGTGGCATCCTTCTCAACGGTGCAACGTCGCGTCATCGCTGGTGTGCATGCCGACGTGGTATCGGTGTTTGACGACGAGGGCGTGCTCACATTGGAGTCCATGGCTGACATTGACGGGCAGTTTCACGTGAGGCTCAACCCCAGTGAAGTGATCTTCAATGTCGAGGAGTCAACGCGTTCCTCCGTGCCCGACCTGGCAGAGTATGCTTTCCTGGGCACCCCGGGAAGTGACGTCTGGATTGCCCCGGAGCAAAATCCTGGCGGCGTGGCGCTCTGGCCGGGATTGAACACCGAAAATGTGCCTTCTGGAGCCTATGACAACGATCAGGTGACCCTCCGGCTGGAATCTGTGGGAGGGCCTGGAAGAGTGGAGATCTATCAGTCGAGCCCCTTTGGCTCCCCAGAACGCCGGATAAGCAGCACAGACCCCAACTATAAAACGTGGACACTTGGATCCGGCCAGCATGTGCACGCCAACTGGGCCTTCACCGCTGCGGGCACTTACACGCTGACCTTCTCCGCCAGTGCCACCGCCAATGGCACGCCCGTCACGACTTGGCAGAATTACACGTTCATTGTGGGCAGCATTCCCACTGGCGTGGAAACCGACACCTCACTGGCGGTAAATCCCCCCGTTACGGAGATTGGAAACCCGGTGATGCTGACTGCCACAGTCACTCCTGCAAATGCGCTCGGCTTTGTGGAGTTCTTGAACGGTGCCACGGTGCTGGCACAGAAGCCGGTGAGTGCTGGGGTGGCGACGTTCGCCACCTCCAGTTTGAGTGTGGGTACGCATGCGATCACCGCGCGTTTCGTGCCTGGGTGGGTCCATAATTTTGGCGCATCCACATCTGCTCCAGTCCTTGCCACCATCACAGAGCCGGGTGGCATTCCCTTTGGCATAGTCGGGGTCGTGGACCCCTACCAGCCGGGGCAGACATTGAGTGCTCAGGTGGTGGGATACACTCTGCAGCCCGGCGAGTCTTTCCGATGGTATTTGCGCATGCCTCCCAATCGGGAGTTGCTCTTCGCTACCGTGGAAGGATCGACCTATTCCAGGTATGTGGATGCTGCCCTGAACGGGTTTGAGTTGGGTGTCAAAGTGCTCTCCGGCAGCGCCATCGTGGCGGAGTCCGCATGGGTGCCCGTCAACGTTGTCCAGAGCGGCGCACGACCGGTCCTCACCCGTGTGGATGCTATTGGCAACCCCGTGCTGCCTGGAGAGGAGGGGATTGCGTTCACTACAAGCGGACGCACCCTAGCCGTCGGTGAATCCGTGCGGTACGTAGTATTCCTGTCCTATCTGGGAGGCGCTCTTTCCCAAGAGTATGCCGATTTTGAAACGACTGCCGTATCGACCCTTTTTCAGCCTGTGCAGAGGGACAGCTCTGGGTTGATTTTTCATCGGACCACGGCAGCTTCGCTTCCGGCAGACGCTGGCATCGCCGCTCAGATCGTGCGCGAGGGCATTGTTGTCGCCCAGTCGGAGCCGGTTTGGATCACGCTCCAACACCGTGAGATTGTCATAGAAGGCGTCCACTCGATTTATCGTCAGGGTGGTGCACTCCAGGCGACTGCAAATATCTTTCCGGTACGCTCCACGGATGTTTTCACTTACACCTGGGAGCTCACCAAAGGCGGGGTTACGACTGTCTGGGGGCAAGCCCAGCAAACCACGCCCGAGGTGACAAAAACAAATCTCACTGTGGCGGAGCACGACGACGGCCGACTATCTCTGAAACTCTACAACCACGGGGTACTGGTGGAAACCGTGAGTGGCGCGGCACGGCCCACCATCCGCGTGACTGACGATCCGAACGGTCAAATTGTCCTTCTTGCTGCTCTTGCAGGGCACTACCACCAGGGAGACAGCGTTAATCTCAACTTGATCCTTGATCCAGCCCCCGTGCCGGGGGATCAGATCATCTGGGAATGGAAGTGGCCGGGAAGCGAAACCTGGCTGGAAATTCCCGGGTTCACCGGCACGGGAAATACGGTGATGGCTGAGCAGGCACTCCATAACGTGCAGGTCCGTGCCACGCTGGACTTTGCCGCAACAGGCATCGCCTCTGTGACCTCGGAGGTTCGCACCATCCTTGTGGATGATCATGGTGCCGCGCCACGCCAGCAGCCGAGCGTCGCTGGGGCGACTTCTTACTTGGGGGGTGATCCCGTCAACCTGATCCGGCAGCTTCCTGTCAATGGTCCTACCATTCTTACTACCCATCTCTGGGAGAGGAAAGCCCCGGGTGCACCGTCGTTTGAAGCCCTCCTCGGCGAGACGAGTGCCACCTTGTCATTCGTGGCACCCATTGCGGACCATGGGGCACAGTATCGAGTCTCCATCCTCAAACCCGGGGGGAGCATTGCCTACGGTCCATCCAATCCGGTCACTCTGGAGGTTTCCAACCCAATCGCGAGCTGGCGTCAGTCGTATTTTGGGACGGAACAGAACGCAGGGAATGCTGCAGACTTGTTTGATGCTGACCAGGACGGCCTGCCGAATCTTATGGAGTATGCGTTCGGATTGAATCCTCTCAACGGCGCGGCGGGCAGTCTGAAATTTGCCGGGGGCGTTCTGGAGGAAACCGGCCCGCCTGTCGTCGGCATCGTGGGTGCCAATGGGGAATCACAGGTTCTGTACGCCCGATTCACCCGATGGAAAAATCCGGCGGCTCTGGGGCTAAGCTACATGGTGAGATTTAGTGGCGACCTCACCCAATGGGAGGACTCAGTGGCAGTGCCGCAGGTAATCGCTGAAAGTGCGGACATGGAGGCTGTGCAAGTGCCATTCCCCGCCACCGTGCTCGGGCATCCCGCACGCTTCTTTCGGGTGGTGGTTCGAAGCTCGTATTAGATGGAGATTTATGAGGTTCTGCCGTGGAGGTCTGAAGCTGTTGCGCATATGCAAATTACCTTGATCACCGGATTTCTTGGGGCTGGCAAGACGACCTTTCTCAAACGCATTCTGCGTGAACAGGGGCCATCGGTCCGGTTCGGCGTGATAGTGAACGACCTGAGTGAGCTGGAAGTCGATGGTGAGTTGATCCGCCTGGGCCACTCGGTGTCTGAGGAAGATGGTACTTTGATCAGTCTGTATCATGGGTCCATCTCTGACACAAGAAGGCGGGATTTTGGCAGAGCACTAAGACAGATGCAGGAGGCGGGCGTGTCCCATGTGCTTGTGGAAACCTCTGGGGGAAGCCGGCCCGGAGAAGTCATTGAGGAATTGAAATCATGTGGAGGGGCTGTCCTTCATGCGGTGGCGTGCCTTGTCGATGCCAGAGCCCTGGTGCACGACTACGATGGGGGCCCCGGGCTGCTGCGCATCCTGTTGGAGAACGAAGACACAGGTCGCCGCACCACTGAGAATCTGCTGGCTGAACAACTGCAGTCTGCGAGTTTCGTCATCATCACCAAGGTGGACACGATGGATGAGCACTCACTTCCGGTGCTGATTAGGACCATGCAGATCCTCAATCCCCAAGCGCAGTTGCTTGCCAGCGCTTATGGCAAGATTGACTTTCGGACCCTGCTCCATGCTCCCCCGTACAGCCTGCCTGCAAGCCCATCTCGTCTGCCGACAAGTGAGGCTGATGAAATCGGATACACCGTCATCAGGGATGCAAGGCCGCTGCACCCTCAGCGATTTTACGACCAGTACCGGCTGCGATTGGGGACGGGTCTGTTTCGCAGCAAGGGGTTCATCTGGCTGGCGAGCAGGCCGGATCAAGTTCTGCTGTGGAATCAGGCGGGAGGTGCGCTGGGCCTGGAGTTCCTGGCCATCTGGCGGGCGCACATCCTTGAGACGGACCGTCGGCTGGCCCCCGAGGAAATTGCCCATCTCAAAGCGAAGCTGGCCGATGCGCACCCGGTGTATGGTGATAGGTTGTGTGAAATAACATTGATCGGGTTGAAGCGGGACCGGGACATTTTTGCCCGGGGGCTGGATCAGTGCTTCTGCACGGAGCAGGAGATCGCCCACTGGAAGAGGGGCGGGGCCTTCATTGATCCTTGGCCGAGGCAGTTGCG contains these protein-coding regions:
- a CDS encoding CobW family GTP-binding protein; the encoded protein is MQITLITGFLGAGKTTFLKRILREQGPSVRFGVIVNDLSELEVDGELIRLGHSVSEEDGTLISLYHGSISDTRRRDFGRALRQMQEAGVSHVLVETSGGSRPGEVIEELKSCGGAVLHAVACLVDARALVHDYDGGPGLLRILLENEDTGRRTTENLLAEQLQSASFVIITKVDTMDEHSLPVLIRTMQILNPQAQLLASAYGKIDFRTLLHAPPYSLPASPSRLPTSEADEIGYTVIRDARPLHPQRFYDQYRLRLGTGLFRSKGFIWLASRPDQVLLWNQAGGALGLEFLAIWRAHILETDRRLAPEEIAHLKAKLADAHPVYGDRLCEITLIGLKRDRDIFARGLDQCFCTEQEIAHWKRGGAFIDPWPRQLRKLA
- a CDS encoding choice-of-anchor M domain-containing protein, with translation MNAPIRIACHTLMLLGALASRLDAAITVLGPGHMDFDINVDSSGEWSTSLSHDVQGAFATDTDSVLYLINQSMPTGSRAARPSGSQWSFLGTPAGGNVWILPQTQSASPNAVWLGLSTEGTSASYLGAWDPAHTSVASGQWIELRLLGVEYHGNETNNQFSMWLTDGFGNPNVWMDTADGIATTGLDDVYYMPIGGHVHMNWGFTSMGIYDVTFEARTYLANGSESISEDFTVRFGVNATDVVPEPGRGLLLMLGLSMLLGRRGRRRIRG
- a CDS encoding choice-of-anchor M domain-containing protein, giving the protein MGLTILLALLLGLVTSSALAQNTGTVGFESASYQVNEQSAYLTVLVRRTGGSSGTVSVNFATSDGTAIAATAGVANDYTPTSGTLVFEDGETEKVITVQIVVPTSETVAEPSETFSLTLTGPSAGGITTTTFTLNDTPLYFAPADQTTTIGTPTASIAFTIGDAETAAGDLLVSAFSNNPTLLPDSGIALGGSGANRTVTLTPSAGQSGAAQVILIVTDAGGATMARSFYLRVGAATAATAMVEVEAIPDVSLTADDSFTLNYAMTNSAWVTSVSRSNTTLFNAPGTGTGSDLRTQPTSGGTARTLRIRPGDRSTEAGLYGTSTVTLGFTGVGAPAARTFNVRVNPRAVVDNQLLGISGTTSTFDVLANDVVPLEGHAFAITAVTAPANGTLAITPDGRYLRYTPTNPAATYDSFTYTVTVTSADAFNGYTFRGSGSVKIGGYVVVDSAVAGQHTDLDIDYVNGVWTQNIRTDAFIMGAVQSGTFSQTVLDSDEGVLFLDASTKQARPSDPLWDVLGVPAGADVWRGPESTSGHKIYLGIANEATKESTVDAYSPVGDPRAASESHWVRTDLVGFSGPGDFAAFYGGEVSFDTLDGLNGANESAIGGNPSDTFWGFAGSHAHLAWCFTAPGRYTLTFRSTVRVNGVFVTSPDTTFTFDVDSVAGDFRLTENAPLVLADNATMDEDGAPLPIDVLSNDASSADNYEVLSVTGVTQGTHGSVTIPAGAGAVVYVPNANFHGSDSFTYNVTDEHGGGAAGAVTITVNPVNDVPSFVKGANIEHTIDDHGSKTFPSWVTEISDGDLNVEQTLTFQANVISGASIFAVMPTVSASGTLAYELNGTPGVATVELRLTDDATAGSAALTTEPQTFTVTSLSAPNYTVTAIGTLGGATSSALDVNNKRQVSGNSLVTADPGSTGSLLRAYLWSNGTMTNLGAMVPIPPSTSANRFGRGYAVNDAGIVVGEFNNDSSRAFVYSGGVMSGLTRLAGGNDNGVAVDINNSNVIVGASSNGAASRPTKWTRDGGVYIPSDLGTLAGTSSSGGRAAAINERGDCAGQSLNSVGTTQATLWSEGGIVNLTSLGDGTRFSQAMGLNERLHVVGSSSTGQTVGDLIGTTSTTGITRAFIWYRGVITELPPVNLYTSTNNGPTTNYHSVANDINDAGVVVGNSQRISGSPAVATVWEDGVPTDLNSLLPPGTGWVLTNADGINDRGDIAGTGTFGGVSRAFLLLRTPVNDRPAFVKGADLEHFGNNNGPQIFTAWATEISDGDVEVEQELTFEVNVVSGSGIFATAPAVSPNGTLTYTLNGTPGVATVEVRVTDDATAGSAALTTEPQSFRVASFSTVQRRVIAGVHADVVSVFDDEGVLTLESMADIDGQFHVRLNPSEVIFNVEESTRSSVPDLAEYAFLGTPGSDVWIAPEQNPGGVALWPGLNTENVPSGAYDNDQVTLRLESVGGPGRVEIYQSSPFGSPERRISSTDPNYKTWTLGSGQHVHANWAFTAAGTYTLTFSASATANGTPVTTWQNYTFIVGSIPTGVETDTSLAVNPPVTEIGNPVMLTATVTPANALGFVEFLNGATVLAQKPVSAGVATFATSSLSVGTHAITARFVPGWVHNFGASTSAPVLATITEPGGIPFGIVGVVDPYQPGQTLSAQVVGYTLQPGESFRWYLRMPPNRELLFATVEGSTYSRYVDAALNGFELGVKVLSGSAIVAESAWVPVNVVQSGARPVLTRVDAIGNPVLPGEEGIAFTTSGRTLAVGESVRYVVFLSYLGGALSQEYADFETTAVSTLFQPVQRDSSGLIFHRTTAASLPADAGIAAQIVREGIVVAQSEPVWITLQHREIVIEGVHSIYRQGGALQATANIFPVRSTDVFTYTWELTKGGVTTVWGQAQQTTPEVTKTNLTVAEHDDGRLSLKLYNHGVLVETVSGAARPTIRVTDDPNGQIVLLAALAGHYHQGDSVNLNLILDPAPVPGDQIIWEWKWPGSETWLEIPGFTGTGNTVMAEQALHNVQVRATLDFAATGIASVTSEVRTILVDDHGAAPRQQPSVAGATSYLGGDPVNLIRQLPVNGPTILTTHLWERKAPGAPSFEALLGETSATLSFVAPIADHGAQYRVSILKPGGSIAYGPSNPVTLEVSNPIASWRQSYFGTEQNAGNAADLFDADQDGLPNLMEYAFGLNPLNGAAGSLKFAGGVLEETGPPVVGIVGANGESQVLYARFTRWKNPAALGLSYMVRFSGDLTQWEDSVAVPQVIAESADMEAVQVPFPATVLGHPARFFRVVVRSSY
- a CDS encoding choice-of-anchor M domain-containing protein, yielding MFIIPTLASSAYVYTTGHGDFRVTYESQTQELNPIIHMDGGATYGPEDILIQTDAARTTVTNNQASINRFAGMLGISAGQSIWVMGGASTGPYLGFSGEGLLDEDWIHEFTSPWTGDPVTASVIHMVLTNWTMPQGAQFGVYETTGLGATWGNRASGDVIFSTYDPGSTLDNNRLSVEVGDHTHYAFGFTQPGLYELEFTFSSVYQGDTPLSTPATFSFLVTPEPSRILLTAGGLALALFRRNRRNGANPAGMTI